A window of Lacibacter sediminis contains these coding sequences:
- a CDS encoding substrate-binding domain-containing protein: MSDNIYRHILIDEQSITPKYVQIVNSILKAVEMGSIGKDYLLPSINDLSFELSIARDTAEKAYRQLKQLGVVGSVPGKGYFIAKTDIRQDIRVFLLFNKLSAHKKIIYDSFVATIGDQAAIDFYIYNNDYALFKKLMQSRKKGYTHYVIIPHFLEGGENAYEVINEIDEGALILLDKIIPGIKGEYGAVYENFEKDIFNALKTALPQLSNYQTLKIVFPSYTYFPNEILEGFERFCTEYAFAYKVVHEIAAEPIRKGEAYINLMEDDLVVLLEKIQETKLKVGKDIGIISYNETPWKRFILNGITTISTDFKKMGEMAAQAVLSNERKHEEVPFSLTLRDSL, translated from the coding sequence ATGTCTGATAACATATACCGCCATATCCTTATTGATGAACAGTCGATCACTCCCAAGTATGTGCAGATTGTGAATTCCATTCTCAAGGCTGTTGAAATGGGCAGTATCGGTAAAGATTATCTCCTGCCCTCCATCAACGATCTCAGTTTTGAATTGAGCATTGCCCGTGACACAGCCGAAAAGGCGTACCGCCAATTGAAACAATTAGGTGTGGTTGGTTCAGTACCGGGGAAGGGTTATTTTATTGCGAAGACAGACATCCGGCAGGATATCAGGGTATTTTTGCTCTTTAATAAATTAAGTGCGCACAAGAAAATCATTTATGATTCATTTGTGGCAACCATTGGCGACCAGGCGGCCATTGACTTCTACATTTATAATAATGACTATGCTTTATTTAAAAAGCTGATGCAAAGCCGTAAGAAAGGATATACGCATTATGTTATCATCCCTCATTTCCTCGAAGGTGGTGAAAATGCATATGAAGTGATCAATGAAATAGATGAAGGCGCATTAATTCTGCTCGATAAAATTATCCCCGGTATTAAAGGTGAATACGGTGCGGTGTACGAAAATTTTGAAAAAGATATTTTCAATGCACTAAAAACAGCTCTGCCGCAGTTGAGTAATTACCAGACCTTGAAAATTGTGTTCCCCTCTTACACTTATTTCCCGAATGAGATATTGGAAGGCTTTGAACGTTTTTGCACTGAATATGCTTTTGCTTACAAAGTTGTTCATGAAATTGCTGCCGAACCCATCCGCAAAGGTGAAGCTTATATCAACCTCATGGAAGACGACCTCGTTGTATTACTCGAAAAAATACAGGAAACAAAATTGAAAGTTGGAAAAGACATCGGTATTATCTCTTACAATGAAACTCCCTGGAAACGTTTTATCTTAAACGGCATTACTACTATTTCAACCGATTTTAAAAAGATGGGAGAAATGGCGGCGCAGGCTGTGTTGAGTAATGAACGAAAACATGAGGAAGTGCCTTTTTCGTTGACGTTGAGAGATTCGCTGTAA